Within the Clostridiales bacterium genome, the region ACCCCGATATCTTCTTCCAAAACAAAGAGGCGGCGAACAAATACTATCAAGCCGCGCCCGAAATCGTCCAAGCGCAAATGGACAAACTCTTTAAGCTAACGGGCAGAAGATATAATTTGTTTGACTATTTTGGCGCGCCTGACGCCGAACATGCGATAGTCATTATGGGCAGCGGCGCCGAAACGGTAGAAGAAACCGTTCAATATCTCAACAACAAAGGCAAAAAGACCGGCGTTGTCAAGGTAAGGCTTTATAGGCCTTTTGACGCCAAAGCGTTTGTTAACGCCTTGCCCAAAACCGTCAAAAAGATAGCGGTAATGGACAGGACAAAAGAACCCGGCGCTGCCGGCGAGCCGTTGTATCAAGATGTTTTGGCGGCGTTGAAAGAAAACGGCGTTAACGATTTGGTTGTCGTGGGCGGAAGGTATGGTTTGGGCTCAAAAGAGTTTAACCCCACCCATGTCAACGCCATTTTCAAAAATTTAGAAAATCCCGTTCCCAAAAATCATTTCACGGTCGGCATAAAGGACGATGTTACTCATACATCGCTAGATTGCGACGAGTTTATCAACACAAGCCCCGAAGGCACAATCCGTTGCAAGTTTTATGGCTTGGGCTCGGACGGAACGGTTGGCGCCAATAAAAACAGCATTAAGATAATAGGCGACCATACCGATATGTATGTCCAGGGCTATTTTGTTTATGACTCCAAAAAATCCGGCGGCTTGAATATCTCGCATTTGCGTTTTGGGCATAAACCTATACAATCCACCTATTTGATAGATCAAGCGGATTTTGTGGCTTGCCATAACCCTTCTTATGTGACCCGTTACGATATGGTAGGCGACCTAAAAGAAGGCGGGGCATTCTTGCTCAATTCCCATTGGGACTTGGAGGCTATGGAAAGAGAATTGCCCGCTTCGGTCAAAAACCAAATAGCGCGGAAAAAAATAAAATTTTATAATATAAACGCCAGAAAGATTGCCGAGGAGACAGGGCTTGGAAACCGCATTAATGTCGTAATGCAAGCGGCGTTTTTCAAGCTGGCCAATGTCATTCCTTATGAAAACGCGGAAAGGTATATGAAAGAAGCCGCGCAAAAGTCCTACGGCAAAAAGGGCGAAAAAATCGTTAAGGCTAACTGGGACGCCATAGATAAGGCTATAAGCGGTCTTGTGGAAATAAAGTATCCCGAAAGCTGGGCCGATACTAACCAAGGCGCTGAAGTTGAGCAGGTATATATGGATGAATACTTTAAGAATTTTATAAGCGTTATCTTGTCCCAAAAAGGCGACTCGCTTCCTGTATCCGCGTTCAGCCCCGACGGCTCTGTTCCCACGGGGACGACCAGATTTGAAAAGCGCGGCATCGCGCCCAAAGTTCCTCAATGGATTCCCGAAAATTGTATCCAATGCAATATGTGCGCTATGGTTTGTCCGCATGCGGTAATAAGACCGTTGCTGGCCAAGCCTGAGTCTTTGGTTAACAAGCCCGAAGGTTTTGCGACCCTGACCGCCCAAGGTCAAAAAGATTATCAATTTAAAATTCAGGTAAGCCCTCTGGATTGCACGGGTTGCGGCTCTTGCGCCAATGTTTGCCCTGCAAAAGAAAAGGCGCTTGTAATGAAAGACTTTGACGAAATGGTAAGGGCTGAAAAAGACAATTATGAGTTTTCATTGACATTGCCCGTAATAGACAATGTTTACAAAATAGAAACCATTAAGGGATCTCAATTCCGTCAACCGTTGTTTGAATTTTCGGGCGCTTGCGCTGGTTGCGGCGAGACCCCTTACATTAAGCTGGTTACCCAATTGTTTGGCGACCGTATGATTATCGCCAACGCGACGGGTTGTTCCAGCATTTACGGCGGAAGCGCGCCTACGGTGCCTTACACCAAAAACGCTAAGGGCCAAGGTCCCGCTTGGGCTAACAGCTTGTTTGAAGACAACGCCGAGTTTGGATACGGAATGAGTTTGGCTTATGACCAAAGGCGGAACAAGCTTGCCGAGAATATGAAAAAAGCTATAGAGCTTGGCGTTGACGAAGAGAAAAAAGCGGCTTTTGTCAAGTGGATAGAGACCAAAGACGACGGCGAATTGTCCAAAGAACCTAGCGAGCAAATTAAGCGGTTTATTGACGAGGCCGCGGATCAAGCAAGCGGCGAGTTAAAGACCGTTCTTCAAGAGATAGCCCAAAACAAAGAATGCCTTGTCAAAAAATCCATATGGATTATCGGCGGCGACGGCTGGGCTTACGATATAGGCTTTGGCGGGCTTGACCATGTTCTAGCCTCGGGCGCCGATGTCAACATATTGGTGCTTGACACCGAAGTATATTCAAACACCGGCGGCCAAGCGTCCAAAGCGACGCCTACGGGCTCGGTCGCCAAGTTTGCCGCAAGCGGAAAATATACCAAGAAAAAAGATTTGGGCATGATGGCTATGAGTTACGGCTATGTCTATGTGGCCCAAGTGGCTATGGGCGCCAATATGAACCAGCTTATAAAAGCCATGATAGAAGCCGAAAGATATAAAGGGCCTTCGTTAATAATCGCTTATTCCACTTGCATAAACCACGGCATAGATATGTCCAACGGCCAATTAATAACCAAAAAAGCGGTAGAGAGCGGATATTGGCATTTGTATAGATATAATCCCGATTTGGCGCTGGAAGGCAAGAACCCGTTTATTTTGGATTCCAAAGCGCCTACCGGCGACTACAAAGAATTTATCTTAAGGGAAACGCGCTACGCGGCATTGAAAAAGACC harbors:
- the nifJ gene encoding pyruvate:ferredoxin (flavodoxin) oxidoreductase, with the translated sequence MKKMTIDGNAAAAHVAYALSEVAAIYPITPSSNMAEYCDEWASQGRKNIFGQVLKIAEMQSEAGAAGALHGSLACGALSTTFTASQGLLLMIPNMYKIAGELLPCVIHVSARAIAAHALSIFGDHSDVMATRQTGFAMIASNSVQEVMDLALVAHLASLKSRVPFLHFFDGFRTSHEISKIDGIEYDEIKSLVDMEDIKRFKDLALNPERPIQRGTSQNPDIFFQNKEAANKYYQAAPEIVQAQMDKLFKLTGRRYNLFDYFGAPDAEHAIVIMGSGAETVEETVQYLNNKGKKTGVVKVRLYRPFDAKAFVNALPKTVKKIAVMDRTKEPGAAGEPLYQDVLAALKENGVNDLVVVGGRYGLGSKEFNPTHVNAIFKNLENPVPKNHFTVGIKDDVTHTSLDCDEFINTSPEGTIRCKFYGLGSDGTVGANKNSIKIIGDHTDMYVQGYFVYDSKKSGGLNISHLRFGHKPIQSTYLIDQADFVACHNPSYVTRYDMVGDLKEGGAFLLNSHWDLEAMERELPASVKNQIARKKIKFYNINARKIAEETGLGNRINVVMQAAFFKLANVIPYENAERYMKEAAQKSYGKKGEKIVKANWDAIDKAISGLVEIKYPESWADTNQGAEVEQVYMDEYFKNFISVILSQKGDSLPVSAFSPDGSVPTGTTRFEKRGIAPKVPQWIPENCIQCNMCAMVCPHAVIRPLLAKPESLVNKPEGFATLTAQGQKDYQFKIQVSPLDCTGCGSCANVCPAKEKALVMKDFDEMVRAEKDNYEFSLTLPVIDNVYKIETIKGSQFRQPLFEFSGACAGCGETPYIKLVTQLFGDRMIIANATGCSSIYGGSAPTVPYTKNAKGQGPAWANSLFEDNAEFGYGMSLAYDQRRNKLAENMKKAIELGVDEEKKAAFVKWIETKDDGELSKEPSEQIKRFIDEAADQASGELKTVLQEIAQNKECLVKKSIWIIGGDGWAYDIGFGGLDHVLASGADVNILVLDTEVYSNTGGQASKATPTGSVAKFAASGKYTKKKDLGMMAMSYGYVYVAQVAMGANMNQLIKAMIEAERYKGPSLIIAYSTCINHGIDMSNGQLITKKAVESGYWHLYRYNPDLALEGKNPFILDSKAPTGDYKEFILRETRYAALKKTNPEEAEKLFEKAEAAAKERLKSYQKLAQKAE